The region GTTTggaaattttctttttcggCACATATTGGATATAATTGCCACATGGCAGAATCGGGCAAAAAAGAGGTGGATGAAAATGGAATGATAAGAGAATGGAAATGGAATTAAGTGAGAATGGAATGAGTCTGAAATGAGTCTGGTTGCGTGGCTGGCAGGAACGAACAAGTAGGCACAAATGCTAGGCACTGGAGGAAATAATATAGTGTATAATGTATAATGTATAATGTATAATGTATGTATAATGATGTATGTATAATGATGTATGCATATGTATAGTAAGCAGGGTGTTATGCGCTGTCATTTGTCCCGAAATGCTCGCGTGCTAAGTGAGCCACGACCACTGCACCAAACAAGTTTGTGAACCGCCGTCTTACTGAAATGTTATTATGAGAGTCTGGTCGAAGTTCCACCAGAACTTTGCGCCACGTCATAGTTTCCTGCCATGCACGTGCAATGCCTTCTTGTACTCTGTTGGCTCGTTCGTTAGGATATACCACTTTTTGAAGAAGGGATCTGTCTTGGTAATGTGGTGGCGGTAATTCCTGTGGTTCATAAATACGGTCGTGTACCACAGCGTCTTGACGTGAGCTAGGGTTACGGATATATGTTTGTGTGGGTTCTGGTGCCAGTAGCACATGCATTGCTGAAACAAATTGCGATGGGTCTGGTGGTGGAGCTGGTTCCACTTCAACAGGCTGAGGCTTAGGCAATGTCTCAGGTTCAGGTGTTAATGGGAGTGTTTGAGATAGTCCAAATTTCTTACGACGACGTGAATGGAACAGGCCACGTGACTCCGACCATGCTGGTGGCTCTGCACCAGGAGATATCTCTGCTGTGCTACGTGAGCTGGTCGGCGAGACCTCCTGCAGTTTTTCTTGTTGTTGATCTTCTTCCGACACTGATACTGGTGTTGGTGTTGTCGTTGTCGTTGGCGTTGGCGGTTTACCCTCTGATATTGGTGCCGTTAGTCTCCCCCTATTAAACTCTGCTAAACTGTTCCAATCAACATATAATAGTGCTGCAGTTCTTAATGGTACAATCCCATCATGAACTACATTAGCATATAATGTTCTCTTGTTGAAACTTTCAAACACAGGTCGTGCTTTACCCTGTGGGATCTCTGCCAGAACAGGCAATTCTTCCGTCGGACCTATAGAACTGCGCAGACTTAAATCACGTCCTGTGGAACCCAAAGCCCCCGCTTCGAGTGCTAGCGCCGCATATGCTGGGAAGTCCGCAATGACCCCCAAAAAGGGACTTGCCATTGTCACTAGATTTTCTGGTTTCAGTTGGTTGAAAAATTCTGGACGAGCCTCCACGATGTAATGGATAGCCATGGTTTCAGTGGGGCCACCTAACGAATGACCGATAAATGATATTCGATCCACTTTATATGATTTACTTAATCGATCATATTCTTCAAGAACATACTTACCTACACGTGTACCCAAGTATCGTATCCCACGAGCAGATTTACCCATATTACCCATGAACCCACGAACCACTACATTATtcttatcttttttatcattaatcGCAGCAGCTTCTTCAATCTTGTcctttatatataacaaATCACAGCCGATATTGGCAAAAATCCCATGTGTAAGAATTACCAAGTGTACTGGGTGATGAGGACGCTTGGGCGGCAAATTCCATAATTCTTGAGTATCCATACGTTTGCAATGGAACCCACGTGTGCGTGTAGGTGTACCTGTTTTCTTAGTTAATAACTTATTGGTGGCAATACGAAGACTGTATGAGATCTTGGGCCTTGTTGCAACAGCCATTTGAGACATTACATCTACAGTCCAGGAATATTCGTTTGTCTTACCCACACGTGATTGTGCGTTTAACAAAAGTACCACTTTAAAAGATTCGCTTGGCTTGAGATCTGTACAAAATGCAATATCCTCTGGGAAATCGTGTTCCTCATGATAGTTGTAAGGGCGTACATCACAGTACAATGAATAAGGGCCAGATAAGTAAATCGGACGTACCATCACACTTTGCTCGTTACGGATACGTAAATATAACCGGTCTGTCCCATGACCTGCTTGTGAAAGTTCTCGCTTGTACACCCGGATATGGAACCTTGCAACATCTCCCATACCAAGGGATGATTCACTACATTCTAAAAGTATAGGTTGTGCCTTACTAGGGGCTTTGCTAGGGGTTTTAGTAGTCTTGTCTTTTATTGCATTGTCTTTTGCAGGTGCCTTAGTAGGTACCTTCTCTTTGGTACTCATTGATCTTGATCTCTTGCAAAATGATCTCTTGCATAGAACTCTTTTCAAACACATCACACTCAGAtctgtttatttttttttcaatatatcaaaatatttaaaaaaaccTTTGTTTCCGAATCCCTCGGAATGTTTAAATAATCTAGAAATTAACACCCATTCATGGCAAATCAATACCAATAACCAAAGGGCGTTAAGCTTACCAATGAAAAGGGCTTTAAGCTTACCAATGAACAAACAATCTTCCTATCGATTGGAAGAATTATATTCGAGTTTTTTCCAAATAGCCCATATcgataaaataaattatcatcaatatGTCTTTGGTAAACacgatgaaaaattaattattgatCTAGAGTttaaattaagaaaatcCCACCCAACTGTTCTAGTGGCAATTTTTTCTAGAGAACTATGGTGTTTTAGtttaaatgattcaaaaCTTGAATCTCCTCAACTTGATTCAGAAACATTCAATAATCATTTGGAATTCGATAAAAATGGCCATTTCGATGCAAATTATTCCAAACCAAATTTACCGATATATTATGCAATCTTCTTAAAGGCGTTGCGAAAGACAATCTACATTAACATTACAATCAATTCTAATAACACTCTGATTCCCTTTGCAAATACTATGATTTCAATAAGGGAAACTCGCCACCAcgattcttcaaatttgtTTCAAATCTCGCCTCATTTGTTTGAAAACGGTCAATTGACATTACTATTGTCAATAATACAGTTAGACCTCATACCATTGAAACTCGATCACATTAacaatgaatttttttgtaaaaacAATGCGCTTTATTTTGCTCCTTCAGGTATTAGAATGTCCTTATTCTCCCctaatgcaaatgcaaTGACAAAACCCCCTCAAGATTATCAAACTTTATTAAACATCTTGGAAGTCTCCCATGGTATTATATTTCCTGATGTAAACTCAATCCATTGGATTAAAATTATCCCACAAATCTCTCATCTCAATGGTATTACACCGTCCATAGCACGTTACTTGGCCAACCAATCAGATAATAGATTTTTAATATGGCCACTAGAATTGTGTTTTGCTCAAAGACCCTTTGATTCTCCACTTGAAACAAGTAGTGGTGTCTCGTCTTGGAAATTTAATCAAACTCAAGAATTACACTCTACTTTCCAAATATTAGAtgatttcatcaatttaaaacaaagtTCATCGTTACGAACTCCTGGAAGCACAAGTGGAGGTGGCTTTGGTATAGGGACAAATTTACCTATGAGTTCAGGTGGTGGATATACAGATCAATTGCAACATttctataaaaatattaattccaCGGGGGCCATCCCCAATTCAAACACTCAATCAGAAAAACATAAATTTTCTCCCAATGATTTAACCAAATTTTCCCCACTAGATCAACCCTTCCCCAATTCTAATGAACCATTTCATCCGGTGCTCTTAAATACCCCCACTAATGACTTATTtatggaaaataataataatagaaaattatcTTCCCCCAATTATACAGAATTAtctgataaaaatattagattatCCACTGATCAATTCTCTACAGGCTCAAACCCAACTccaataaaaaatgaagtCATTCT is a window of Henningerozyma blattae CBS 6284 chromosome 5, complete genome DNA encoding:
- the TBLA0E03000 gene encoding putative hydrolase (similar to Saccharomyces cerevisiae YDR444W; ancestral locus Anc_5.560) encodes the protein MCLKRVLCKRSFCKRSRSMSTKEKVPTKAPAKDNAIKDKTTKTPSKAPSKAQPILLECSESSLGMGDVARFHIRVYKRELSQAGHGTDRLYLRIRNEQSVMVRPIYLSGPYSLYCDVRPYNYHEEHDFPEDIAFCTDLKPSESFKVVLLLNAQSRVGKTNEYSWTVDVMSQMAVATRPKISYSLRIATNKLLTKKTGTPTRTRGFHCKRMDTQELWNLPPKRPHHPVHLVILTHGIFANIGCDLLYIKDKIEEAAAINDKKDKNNVVVRGFMGNMGKSARGIRYLGTRVGKYVLEEYDRLSKSYKVDRISFIGHSLGGPTETMAIHYIVEARPEFFNQLKPENLVTMASPFLGVIADFPAYAALALEAGALGSTGRDLSLRSSIGPTEELPVLAEIPQGKARPVFESFNKRTLYANVVHDGIVPLRTAALLYVDWNSLAEFNRGRLTAPISEGKPPTPTTTTTPTPVSVSEEDQQQEKLQEVSPTSSRSTAEISPGAEPPAWSESRGLFHSRRRKKFGLSQTLPLTPEPETLPKPQPVEVEPAPPPDPSQFVSAMHVLLAPEPTQTYIRNPSSRQDAVVHDRIYEPQELPPPHYQDRSLLQKVVYPNERANRVQEGIARAWQETMTWRKVLVELRPDSHNNISVRRRFTNLFGAVVVAHLAREHFGTNDSA